A genomic window from Paenibacillus sp. FSL K6-0276 includes:
- a CDS encoding phage holin family protein — MNRGLSNGLHVLITAETFWGIFKKFLMCVIDVLYRVDMLLGLTGGLGFMVGGTFFYIGNEFFSLVDNYGRLQLPLPKQVKKNIATG; from the coding sequence ATGAACAGGGGATTAAGCAATGGATTGCATGTCCTAATAACTGCTGAGACTTTCTGGGGTATATTCAAGAAGTTTCTCATGTGTGTAATAGATGTACTCTATCGTGTTGATATGTTGTTGGGGCTTACTGGTGGCTTGGGATTCATGGTGGGCGGTACGTTTTTCTATATTGGCAATGAGTTTTTTAGTTTGGTTGATAATTACGGGCGACTTCAACTTCCATTGCCAAAACAGGTGAAGAAAAATATAGCTACAGGCTAA
- the spo0A gene encoding sporulation transcription factor Spo0A: MQNIEVLLADDNREFTNLLSEYISEQEDMTVTGIAYNGEEVLQMLSEARKVPDVLILDIIMPHLDGLGVLERLRDMDLNPQPKIIMLTAFGQENITQRAVQLGASYYILKPFDMEVLANRVRQLVGVQGSMSSSSNMYNYSSTSRSNVVPLTKGKNLDANITSIIHEIGVPAHIKGYQYLREAITMVYNNIEILGAITKTLYPAIAEKFKTTPSRVERAIRHAIEVAWTRGNIDSISHLFGYTINISKSKPTNSEFIAMVADKLRIEHKVS; this comes from the coding sequence GTGCAGAATATTGAAGTGTTGTTGGCCGATGATAACAGGGAATTTACGAATTTGCTTTCCGAATACATTTCTGAACAAGAAGATATGACCGTAACGGGTATCGCCTACAATGGTGAAGAAGTGCTTCAAATGCTTAGCGAAGCGCGTAAAGTTCCCGATGTCCTTATTCTTGATATCATCATGCCACATTTAGACGGTCTAGGAGTCTTGGAACGTCTGCGTGATATGGATCTGAATCCTCAACCGAAGATCATCATGCTGACCGCTTTTGGTCAGGAGAACATCACTCAAAGAGCTGTACAGCTTGGTGCATCCTATTATATTTTGAAACCGTTCGATATGGAGGTCCTGGCAAATCGTGTACGTCAGCTTGTCGGAGTCCAAGGCAGCATGAGCTCATCCTCCAACATGTACAACTATTCGTCGACGTCCAGATCGAATGTAGTGCCGCTTACGAAGGGCAAGAACCTTGATGCTAACATTACTTCGATTATCCATGAAATCGGTGTTCCAGCACATATCAAAGGCTATCAGTATCTGCGCGAAGCGATCACCATGGTATATAACAATATCGAGATCCTTGGTGCGATTACGAAAACGCTCTATCCAGCCATTGCAGAGAAATTCAAGACCACCCCTTCACGCGTAGAACGCGCGATTCGTCATGCGATTGAAGTGGCTTGGACCCGTGGCAACATTGATTCCATCAGCCATCTATTCGGCTACACCATTAATATCTCCAAATCTAAGCCTACTAACTCGGAATTTATTGCCATGGTAGCTGATAAGCTGCGGATTGAGCATAAGGTTAGTTGA
- the spoIVB gene encoding SpoIVB peptidase: MKPNLRKLMPGLLFAFFLSLSGITGTHQSFAAPLNGEPAKVTAQGMKPELKVIPGGQTIGVKVKSAGVLVVGHHLIEVSEKSKVSPGEISGLVPGDLMISIDGEKLDELSKVAKLVDRAGKANNPLTIVFKRAGKEHTAKLKPAYDINDKVWRLGLYIRDSAAGVGTLTFYAPKQGVYGALGHVITDMNTGTPIVVGSGHIVQSSVTSISKSQDGDPGEKRAHFLKESQVLGNVESNTDFGIFGKMSRNPEHSLYKEPIPVAMSNQVKEGPAEILTVVDGQQVERFNVEIIHVAHQQTPATKGMVIRITDPRLIDKTGGIVQGMSGSPIVQNGRLIGAVTHVFVNDPKSGYGCFIEWMLKDSGVTLQENRYPINLKAV, from the coding sequence TTGAAGCCTAACCTCAGGAAGTTAATGCCAGGCCTTTTATTTGCCTTCTTTCTTAGTTTATCGGGCATAACGGGAACCCACCAAAGTTTTGCCGCACCACTGAACGGTGAACCTGCGAAGGTGACTGCGCAAGGAATGAAACCGGAACTAAAGGTGATCCCGGGAGGTCAAACGATCGGAGTGAAAGTGAAATCAGCAGGTGTTCTGGTTGTAGGACATCATCTGATTGAAGTATCCGAGAAATCTAAGGTTTCCCCAGGAGAAATCAGCGGTTTGGTGCCAGGTGATTTGATGATCTCCATTGATGGAGAGAAGTTGGACGAATTATCTAAGGTGGCCAAGCTTGTGGATCGTGCCGGAAAAGCGAATAATCCTCTGACCATTGTCTTTAAACGCGCTGGGAAAGAGCATACAGCCAAGCTAAAACCCGCGTATGATATTAATGACAAAGTATGGAGATTAGGCCTGTACATTCGAGATTCTGCAGCGGGTGTCGGCACGTTAACTTTTTATGCTCCAAAACAAGGTGTATATGGAGCTTTGGGACATGTGATTACGGACATGAATACAGGAACACCTATTGTTGTCGGCAGCGGTCATATTGTTCAGTCCAGTGTAACTTCGATATCTAAAAGCCAGGATGGCGATCCGGGTGAGAAACGAGCACATTTTTTGAAAGAAAGCCAAGTGCTTGGAAATGTTGAGAGCAACACAGACTTTGGCATCTTCGGCAAAATGAGCCGCAATCCCGAGCATAGTCTTTATAAAGAACCCATTCCTGTGGCGATGAGCAATCAAGTCAAGGAAGGTCCTGCTGAGATTCTTACGGTTGTAGATGGGCAGCAGGTTGAGCGATTTAATGTTGAGATCATTCATGTGGCACATCAGCAGACGCCCGCGACTAAGGGAATGGTAATTCGTATTACAGATCCGCGACTTATCGATAAGACAGGCGGTATCGTTCAAGGGATGAGCGGTAGCCCCATTGTTCAGAATGGACGGCTCATCGGTGCAGTCACTCATGTATTTGTAAATGATCCTAAGTCCGGTTACGGTTGCTTTATCGAATGGATGCTTAAGGACTCTGGTGTAACCCTACAGGAGAATAGGTATCCAATAAATCTTAAGGCGGTTTAG